The following coding sequences are from one Beggiatoa alba B18LD window:
- a CDS encoding DUF3226 domain-containing protein: MEDKNDQFTFEALIKDWQLNDNLEIKSTDDIDWQSTPKESNPEKPTALINALKNRISEFSKGKYDRVGIINDIDQSKSEDLLATINNALKIAYPNEYKKISQPNELVSFSFENTSTEEVYEVSFACYFVHLNQCGEIENLLKTAKEKDSELADCIHQCSKECLEQLRKEDLKLKDKDLVKLWINNYIRYDTLPKKDRNAKNTTWETVMKERQPKEQLFNFNHDVFKELKAFLTLMVKKEK; this comes from the coding sequence GTGGAGGATAAAAATGATCAGTTTACTTTTGAAGCTTTGATTAAAGACTGGCAGTTAAATGATAATTTAGAGATTAAATCAACAGATGATATTGATTGGCAATCAACGCCTAAGGAAAGTAATCCTGAAAAACCGACCGCACTTATAAATGCTTTAAAAAACAGAATCAGTGAGTTTTCTAAAGGTAAGTATGATCGAGTTGGAATTATTAATGATATTGATCAATCTAAATCAGAAGATTTATTAGCAACTATTAATAATGCTTTAAAAATCGCTTATCCAAATGAATATAAAAAAATTAGCCAGCCAAATGAATTAGTCTCTTTTAGTTTTGAAAATACCAGCACTGAAGAAGTCTATGAAGTTAGTTTTGCTTGCTATTTCGTCCATCTGAATCAATGCGGTGAAATAGAAAACTTACTAAAAACAGCGAAAGAAAAAGATTCCGAACTTGCAGATTGTATTCATCAATGTTCTAAAGAATGTTTAGAACAGTTGAGAAAAGAAGACTTAAAATTAAAAGATAAAGATTTAGTTAAACTTTGGATAAACAACTATATTCGTTACGATACTTTACCTAAAAAAGATAGAAATGCTAAAAATACGACATGGGAAACGGTTATGAAAGAACGTCAACCAAAAGAGCAACTTTTTAATTTTAATCATGATGTATTTAAAGAGCTTAAAGCATTTTTAACCCTTATGGTAAAGAAAGAAAAGTAA
- a CDS encoding AAA family ATPase, which produces MIESIEIKNFRCFDSFKMSGFKTINLIGGINNAGKTALLEAILIASFPFPSLFNTLKQFRPTSENEVWAYFFHNREIDKPISLKLSKHDSSDSSDIEVSYNSGFDLNNIIEIQDKEVLDFLSKQFSNKCMAVKGNFFGEKLNYIFSSFVEEEATSKKSGVRTVGITPKKEIDTYPFLHTNYRLNNKSHAKLYSDLKQQNKNKTYDELIQLLDKHIISSEIDAPNGEPVVKLILDNGQALPISMFGDAIRKIAELSLLVLNNENRIIFIDEIENGIHFTKHQDIWEKLFEISTTNKMQIFATSHSAEMIKAFNHVALSAYSEHASYLEMSISPRSQRVMANHMDMETLAYQLATKSTYRGE; this is translated from the coding sequence ATGATTGAATCCATTGAAATAAAAAACTTTAGATGTTTTGACTCATTTAAAATGTCAGGTTTTAAAACCATTAACTTAATTGGAGGTATTAATAATGCAGGTAAAACAGCGTTATTAGAAGCAATATTAATTGCTTCATTTCCTTTTCCAAGTCTATTTAATACCTTAAAACAATTCAGACCAACTTCAGAAAATGAAGTATGGGCTTATTTTTTCCACAATCGAGAAATAGATAAACCGATTAGTCTAAAACTAAGCAAGCATGACTCAAGCGACAGTTCGGATATTGAAGTGTCGTATAACTCTGGGTTTGACCTTAATAACATTATTGAAATTCAGGATAAAGAAGTATTGGATTTTTTATCCAAACAATTTTCAAACAAGTGTATGGCTGTAAAAGGCAATTTTTTTGGAGAAAAATTAAACTATATCTTTTCTAGTTTTGTTGAAGAGGAGGCTACTAGCAAAAAATCAGGAGTACGTACTGTTGGAATAACGCCGAAAAAAGAGATAGATACATACCCATTTTTACATACAAATTACCGTTTAAATAATAAAAGCCATGCTAAATTGTATAGTGATTTAAAACAGCAAAATAAAAATAAAACATACGATGAACTAATACAATTACTTGATAAACATATAATATCATCAGAAATTGATGCACCTAATGGCGAACCTGTTGTAAAACTTATTTTAGATAATGGTCAAGCACTCCCTATAAGCATGTTTGGTGATGCAATACGTAAAATAGCCGAGTTAAGTTTATTGGTTCTAAACAATGAAAACCGTATTATTTTTATTGATGAAATTGAAAACGGTATTCACTTTACGAAACATCAAGATATTTGGGAAAAATTATTTGAAATTTCAACCACTAATAAAATGCAGATTTTTGCTACGTCGCACAGTGCAGAAATGATTAAAGCGTTTAATCATGTTGCACTTAGTGCTTATAGTGAACATGCAAGTTATTTGGAAATGAGTATAAGTCCAAGAAGTCAACGTGTTATGGCTAATCATATGGATATGGAAACATTAGCCTATCAACTTGCGACTAAAAGCACTTATCGTGGAGAATAA
- a CDS encoding L,D-transpeptidase has translation MTNRYIHIHLSTQSLRYVTETGDCCFSTLISSARNGAGEVRNSGCTPRGWLVIKAKVGAGCPVNSVFVGRRFTGEIYSPELVTQYPQRDWILSRILWLGGLEPYKNRYGQVDTLRRFIYLHGTPDDKPMGIADSCGCIRMRNDDIMQLFEQVDVGTRVFVEA, from the coding sequence ATGACGAATCGCTATATTCATATTCATTTATCAACGCAATCATTGCGCTATGTGACAGAAACGGGAGATTGTTGTTTTTCTACCTTGATTTCTAGCGCACGTAATGGCGCGGGCGAGGTTCGCAATAGTGGCTGTACGCCTCGCGGTTGGTTAGTGATTAAGGCTAAAGTGGGGGCGGGTTGTCCTGTTAATAGTGTTTTTGTCGGGCGACGTTTTACAGGGGAAATTTATAGCCCCGAACTTGTCACGCAGTATCCACAACGAGATTGGATTTTAAGCCGTATCCTTTGGCTGGGTGGTTTAGAACCGTATAAAAATCGTTATGGTCAGGTGGATACCTTAAGACGTTTTATTTATTTACATGGCACGCCAGACGATAAACCGATGGGTATAGCAGATTCTTGTGGTTGTATTCGTATGCGTAATGACGACATTATGCAATTATTTGAGCAAGTTGATGTGGGTACGCGGGTTTTTGTGGAGGCTTAA
- a CDS encoding tetratricopeptide repeat protein, whose protein sequence is MDDKAITGLETLLAKGQDNALLRLSLGNAYLQKQQVEIALQHYAQAVKLDPHYSAAWKSYGKALAENQQITEAIQAYTTGINIAEQKGDRQAMKEMQVFLKRLQKL, encoded by the coding sequence ATGGATGATAAAGCGATTACAGGCTTAGAGACATTGCTTGCTAAAGGGCAGGATAATGCTTTATTACGGCTGAGTTTAGGAAATGCTTATCTACAAAAACAGCAAGTAGAAATCGCGCTACAACATTATGCGCAAGCCGTTAAACTAGACCCTCATTATTCTGCTGCTTGGAAAAGTTATGGAAAAGCCTTAGCAGAGAATCAGCAAATTACAGAGGCTATTCAAGCTTATACGACAGGTATTAATATTGCGGAGCAAAAAGGGGATCGGCAAGCCATGAAAGAAATGCAAGTGTTTTTAAAACGCTTACAAAAACTATAA
- a CDS encoding (2Fe-2S) ferredoxin domain-containing protein, which translates to MSDSYFQHHVFFCTNQRENGQACCQDYQASAMRDYMKQKVKALGLAGKGCVRINNAGCLDRCDLGPVLVIYPAGVWYTFVDNSDIDEIISEHLQNGRIVERLRLPL; encoded by the coding sequence ATGAGCGATTCTTATTTCCAACATCACGTTTTTTTTTGTACCAACCAACGCGAAAACGGTCAAGCCTGTTGCCAAGACTATCAAGCCTCTGCCATGCGAGATTACATGAAGCAGAAAGTCAAAGCCTTAGGATTAGCGGGTAAAGGATGTGTACGCATCAATAATGCAGGCTGTTTAGACCGTTGTGACTTAGGTCCAGTCTTAGTGATTTATCCTGCTGGAGTTTGGTACACCTTTGTTGATAATAGTGATATTGATGAAATTATTAGCGAACATTTACAAAATGGGCGTATTGTTGAACGTTTGAGATTACCATTATGA
- a CDS encoding DsrE family protein, with protein MRPLLTWFTLISLTLMLSFVHAAETERYGKQKVVYHFNVADSKIYSAALRNIQNHLDAVGVENVDIIAVLHGDGLAIVQDAVKDLDLQNRLLGLKATHHVQFKICQKTLEGRKLDYQTDLFDVQKEDIVPSGVAEIARLEQMGYVYLKP; from the coding sequence ATGCGCCCCTTACTTACTTGGTTTACGCTTATCAGTTTAACGCTCATGCTATCCTTTGTTCACGCAGCGGAAACAGAGCGTTATGGCAAACAAAAAGTAGTATATCACTTTAATGTTGCTGATTCTAAAATCTATTCCGCAGCTTTACGCAACATCCAAAATCATCTTGATGCAGTTGGCGTTGAAAATGTTGATATTATTGCTGTTCTACATGGTGATGGTCTCGCCATTGTACAAGATGCGGTTAAAGACCTAGATTTACAAAATCGCTTACTCGGCTTGAAAGCGACTCATCATGTACAATTCAAAATTTGTCAAAAAACCCTAGAAGGTCGTAAATTGGATTATCAAACTGACCTTTTTGATGTCCAAAAAGAGGATATTGTCCCCAGTGGTGTTGCAGAAATTGCCCGTTTAGAACAAATGGGCTATGTCTATTTAAAACCCTAA
- a CDS encoding chemotaxis protein CheW, with translation MADTPAKTSRAWLLDFGRGLQAAVGLHEMSQVVLTPTVFEVPYTPHYCSEILSWQDQLLPVVDVPSLLEGQKVFRSQQDVIGIAVYQKSLVNIGYAGVHLANLPTSLFVSDDQACALPPQLQYWQPLAIACFNLDNTVVPIIDLARLFSPTIRQSTFPKIPSHATA, from the coding sequence ATGGCAGACACTCCAGCAAAAACCAGTCGGGCGTGGCTTTTAGATTTTGGCAGAGGCTTACAAGCTGCTGTCGGGTTGCATGAAATGTCGCAAGTTGTCCTGACTCCAACGGTGTTTGAAGTTCCTTACACTCCGCATTATTGTAGTGAGATATTATCGTGGCAGGATCAATTATTACCTGTCGTTGATGTGCCTAGCCTTTTAGAAGGGCAAAAAGTTTTTCGTTCACAACAAGATGTGATTGGCATTGCGGTTTATCAAAAAAGTTTAGTGAATATTGGCTATGCAGGTGTACATTTAGCCAATTTGCCAACTAGTCTTTTTGTGAGTGATGACCAAGCCTGTGCATTACCGCCACAATTACAATATTGGCAACCATTGGCGATTGCCTGTTTTAATTTAGATAATACCGTTGTACCAATTATCGATTTAGCACGTTTGTTTTCCCCCACGATAAGACAATCAACCTTTCCAAAAATTCCCTCTCACGCGACAGCATAA
- a CDS encoding CobW family GTP-binding protein produces the protein MTAITATRIPTHLITGFLGAGKTTAILNLLASQTTGEKWAVLVNEFGEVGIDGAILQSRGIAVREVTGGCVCCTVGVNMQTALTQLIREIRPQRLFIEPTGIGNPANILKILQNEWLAPYLAVHAVVCLIDPRQFSETLLDRSPVYWDQLQFSDVLVINKCDLATAEEIARFYQFAQTLQPTKSLIVQTTHAKLDLAWLMQPHHREITLNPHDHEHQTPATTSHIISLFPEKLSPVNEVRRYENSGFNRLACGWIFPTDWTFSEDKLTTLFSQLTKYPAFTEIERAKGIFRIADDEWQLFNRATTGLEMCLLPKQADSRVELIAQVGKKPDWMGIEGVLRGLVV, from the coding sequence ATGACAGCGATAACTGCCACTCGTATTCCTACTCACCTTATTACAGGCTTTCTCGGTGCGGGCAAAACCACAGCGATTCTTAATTTACTCGCCAGCCAAACCACAGGCGAAAAATGGGCTGTGCTCGTCAACGAATTCGGCGAAGTTGGCATCGATGGCGCGATTCTTCAAAGCAGGGGCATTGCAGTGCGCGAAGTCACGGGCGGCTGTGTTTGTTGCACGGTTGGGGTCAATATGCAAACGGCATTAACCCAGCTGATACGAGAAATCCGTCCCCAACGTCTTTTTATCGAACCCACAGGCATTGGCAACCCTGCCAACATTCTCAAAATTTTACAAAATGAATGGTTAGCACCTTATCTTGCTGTACATGCCGTTGTCTGTCTCATAGACCCGCGCCAATTCAGTGAAACGCTACTCGACCGCTCGCCCGTTTATTGGGATCAACTTCAATTTTCTGATGTTCTCGTCATTAATAAATGTGACTTAGCCACAGCAGAAGAAATCGCCCGCTTTTATCAATTCGCGCAAACCTTACAACCTACAAAAAGCCTAATTGTCCAAACCACACACGCAAAACTAGACCTTGCATGGCTCATGCAACCACACCACCGCGAGATAACCTTAAACCCTCACGACCACGAACACCAAACCCCCGCCACAACTAGCCACATCATTTCCCTATTTCCCGAAAAATTGTCTCCTGTGAATGAAGTACGCCGTTATGAAAATTCAGGCTTTAACCGCCTAGCTTGTGGTTGGATATTTCCCACTGATTGGACTTTTTCAGAAGACAAATTGACGACTTTATTTAGTCAACTGACTAAATACCCTGCTTTTACAGAAATAGAACGTGCAAAAGGCATTTTTCGCATTGCTGACGATGAATGGCAGTTATTTAATCGTGCAACCACAGGATTAGAAATGTGTTTATTACCTAAACAAGCTGATAGTCGAGTAGAGCTGATTGCACAAGTGGGAAAAAAACCAGATTGGATGGGAATTGAAGGCGTTTTAAGAGGGTTGGTAGTATAA
- the urtE gene encoding urea ABC transporter ATP-binding subunit UrtE yields the protein MLDIRNLNQFYGESHTLWDVSLTVPTGSCTCLMGRNGMGKTTLLKTMMGLLPAKSGEILFEGTEFRKKSPETRALAGIGYVPQGREIFPQLTVEENLKVGLLTRPETQGIIPDRIFELFPVLKQMLKRRGGDLSGGQQQQLAIGRALALNPKLLILDEPTEGIQPNIVREIGDIIQHLNQTEKLTVLLVEQKLPFARRIAHYFTLLDKGKSVSTGSMDELNDTLIQTYLTV from the coding sequence ATGTTAGATATCCGCAACCTCAACCAGTTTTATGGCGAAAGTCACACGCTTTGGGATGTTTCCCTCACCGTTCCGACAGGTTCATGTACCTGCCTGATGGGGCGTAACGGCATGGGAAAAACAACATTGCTTAAAACGATGATGGGCTTACTACCTGCTAAATCAGGTGAAATTCTCTTTGAAGGGACTGAATTCCGTAAAAAATCGCCAGAAACCCGCGCTCTTGCAGGCATTGGCTATGTGCCTCAAGGACGCGAAATTTTTCCACAACTCACGGTTGAAGAAAATTTAAAAGTTGGATTACTCACCCGTCCCGAAACACAAGGTATTATCCCAGATAGAATATTTGAACTCTTCCCCGTCCTCAAACAAATGTTAAAACGACGCGGTGGCGACCTTTCAGGCGGACAACAACAACAACTTGCCATCGGACGCGCCCTTGCGCTTAACCCTAAATTATTGATATTAGATGAACCCACTGAAGGCATACAACCGAATATCGTCCGCGAAATTGGCGATATCATCCAACACCTTAATCAAACTGAAAAGCTAACGGTTCTACTCGTAGAACAAAAACTCCCTTTTGCTCGTCGTATTGCGCATTATTTCACCCTTTTAGATAAGGGTAAAAGTGTTAGCACGGGCAGTATGGATGAGCTCAATGATACGCTCATACAAACCTATCTTACTGTTTAA
- a CDS encoding histidine phosphatase family protein, translated as MQTTQLYVIRHGETFWNIAGRIQGTLESGLTDIGIAQANALSANLLKLPFQTIYSSDLSRAYQTAKYIADPKGLEVVIDSGLQERNFGIFQGLTWRELEVKYPEELQQYRTNPEFIVPNGESTHQFYDRCAAIFNELAVRHLGQRILIVTHGGVVSNLLRYALGIPFGAPRRFEVVNTSVNIFMYKENHWMLERWGDVHHLQHLQSLDDNI; from the coding sequence ATGCAAACAACTCAACTATATGTCATTCGACATGGCGAAACGTTTTGGAATATCGCGGGCAGAATTCAGGGAACGTTAGAAAGCGGACTCACGGATATTGGTATCGCTCAAGCTAATGCGTTATCCGCTAATTTGTTAAAACTGCCTTTTCAAACAATTTACAGTAGTGATTTAAGTCGTGCTTATCAAACCGCCAAATATATTGCTGACCCCAAAGGCTTAGAAGTCGTTATCGATAGCGGGTTGCAAGAGCGTAATTTCGGAATTTTTCAAGGCTTAACTTGGCGGGAATTAGAGGTAAAATATCCTGAAGAGTTACAGCAATATCGGACTAATCCTGAGTTTATTGTGCCTAATGGAGAAAGTACGCATCAGTTTTATGACCGTTGTGCTGCTATTTTTAACGAGTTGGCAGTGCGTCATTTAGGGCAACGGATTTTAATCGTAACACATGGTGGAGTGGTGAGTAATTTATTGCGTTATGCGTTAGGAATTCCATTTGGTGCGCCACGTCGCTTTGAGGTAGTTAATACCAGCGTGAACATTTTCATGTATAAAGAGAATCATTGGATGTTAGAGCGTTGGGGGGATGTCCATCATCTGCAACATTTGCAGTCTTTAGACGATAATATTTAA
- a CDS encoding alpha/beta hydrolase, with product MSHSPHQHCKPQQLLIPAPAGQLEVQMSCPKHPHDPSHMPFVVVCHPNPIQGGAMTNKVVYMLASTFNSMGLGVVRFNFRGVGKSTGVFDHGDGETDDLRTVVQWLRTEYAPTELWLAGFSFGSYVALRAHVELAAKRLLLVAPAVGRFNFENLSLSNIPTMIIQGGQDEVIVPDDVLRWMRHQPYQPHLHWMDEADHFFHSRLNELRDAIIDHWGQTLTA from the coding sequence ATGAGCCATTCTCCCCATCAGCATTGTAAACCTCAACAATTATTAATTCCCGCGCCTGCGGGGCAATTAGAAGTACAAATGAGTTGCCCAAAACATCCACATGACCCCAGCCATATGCCTTTTGTGGTTGTGTGTCATCCAAACCCCATACAAGGGGGAGCGATGACCAACAAAGTTGTGTATATGTTAGCGAGTACATTTAACTCGATGGGATTAGGCGTTGTCCGTTTTAACTTTCGTGGTGTCGGTAAAAGTACAGGTGTTTTTGACCATGGCGATGGTGAAACCGATGATTTGCGTACAGTTGTGCAATGGTTACGCACGGAATATGCGCCCACTGAATTATGGTTAGCAGGCTTTTCATTTGGCAGTTATGTTGCCTTACGCGCTCATGTGGAATTAGCGGCTAAACGCTTATTATTGGTCGCGCCCGCAGTGGGAAGATTTAATTTTGAAAATCTGAGTTTAAGCAATATTCCAACAATGATTATTCAAGGCGGACAAGATGAGGTGATTGTGCCTGATGATGTATTACGCTGGATGCGTCATCAACCTTATCAACCACATCTGCATTGGATGGACGAAGCTGATCATTTCTTTCATAGTCGTTTAAATGAATTGCGAGATGCCATTATTGACCATTGGGGACAAACTTTAACGGCTTAA